The following proteins are co-located in the Eleginops maclovinus isolate JMC-PN-2008 ecotype Puerto Natales chromosome 1, JC_Emac_rtc_rv5, whole genome shotgun sequence genome:
- the LOC134868876 gene encoding Ig-like V-type domain-containing protein FAM187A, giving the protein MPPPSPSPILLPLFLFLCLEVLSYEAPEDKQDVFAGKACPAFLTFTNAAYLVGVTVELPCHCKPEQIQSVVWFFRKHLGGSKETRALTDHHGNSLLDLRSVPHSGDLRSRFSIRLFSLLIFRAGLDDSGIYICGSVHKDFFYGYDLDIQEARTLSFTPRLIRESTSKKKTERKDLGSSQPLYRVFISFRPWTVCDRCGVPGEQVRVGLCYVHSLYLHVRYRRANQTVASCGSGAVPKGFGQLKQRRAGAELEVKSCQVTCQTQAGGYSKIRALMEFLGYNSASSSVEVPVFYLNHPADRLLVFGCPGAHPNMAVAWDQGTKPIYRDEHLAGLNLSTTPPRLMIDTGHHLVFKPAKTQDSGIYYCWLQGQPAAEIHLLVYAHLGRGQSVTSHPDFQIAIKTVLKSYAVMTAVFCLLLLGRAVFRHLTTETHID; this is encoded by the exons ATGCCTCCTCCATCGCCCTCTCCCATCCTCCtgcccctcttcctcttcttgtgTCTTGAGGTGTTGAGCTATGAGGCTCCAGAGGATAAGCAGGATGTGTTTGCTGGAAAAGCCTGTCCTGCCTTCCTGACCTTCACCAATGCGGCCTACCTGGTCGGTGTCACTGTGGAGCTTCCCTGCCACTGCAAACCAGAACAG atccAATCAGTTGTGTGGTTCTTTAGGAAACACCTAGGCGGCTCCAAGGAGACCAGAGCATTGACtgatcaccatggcaacagtcTTCTGGACCTTCGTAGTGTCCCTCACAGCGGCGATCTGAGGAGTCGATTTTCTATACGTCTCTTCAGCCTACTGATTTTCAGAGCGGGGCTCGACGACTCAGGCATTTATATCTGCGGCTCTGTCCACAAAGACTTCTTCTATGGTTATGACCTGGACATCCAGGAGGCCCGCACGCTAAGCTTCACTCCGAG ACTCATTCGTGAAAGTACGAgcaagaaaaagacagaaagaaaagaccTCGGCTCTTCTCAGCCTCTGTACCGGGTCTTCATCAGCTTCCGGCCCTGGACAGTCTGCGATCGCTGTGGCGTACCCGGAGAGCAGGTTCGTGTGGGACTCTGCTACGTCCACTCCCTCTACCTGCATGTACGCTACAGACGGGCCAATCAGACAGTTGCGTCATGTGGGTCTGGGGCGGTGCCCAAGGGGTTTGGACAACTGAAGCAAAGGAGAGCTGGAGCCGAGCTGGAGGTCAAAAGCTGTCAAGTCACTTGCCAAACTCAAGCTGGTGGATACTCCAAAATCCGTGCTCTGATGGAATTTCTTGGGTACAA TTCTGCCTCCTCCTCAGTGGAGGTACCAGTGTTCTACCTGAACCACCCCGCAGACCGTCTCCTGGTCTTCGGCTGTCCCGGGGCACATCCTAACATGGCTGTGGCCTGGGACCAAGGAACTAAACCCATCTACAGAGATGAACACTTGGCAGGTCTTAACCTCAGCACCACACCCCCAAGGCTGATGATAGACACCGGACACCACCTGGTGTTTAAACCTGCTAAAACTCAGGACTCAG gTATCTATTACTGCTGGCTGCAGGGTCAACCGGCTGCTGAGATACATCTGCTGGTCTACGCTCATTTGGGGCGGGGACAGTCAGTGACATCACATCCTGACTTCCAGATAGCCATCAAGACTGTGTTGAAATCATATGCTGTCATGacagctgtgttttgtctgcTGTTGTTGGGCAGGGCTGTATTCAGACACCTCACTACTGAAACCCACATCGATTAA